Below is a genomic region from Sphingopyxis terrae subsp. terrae NBRC 15098.
GGCGACATCAGCGCCAATACCGGCGCCGCGGTCGAAAGCCTGCGCGGCACGATGGTGCTTCGCAATACCGTATGGAACTTCTCGAAAGGCGGCACCCGCGCCGGAACGATCACTGGCGGCATGGTCGACGGCCGCCGCATCGCCGTTCAGGGCGGCGATGGCACCGACATGGTGGTCAATTCGGGCACGATCACCGGCGACGTCGATCTCGGCAACCGCGAAGACATGTTCCTCTATAACGGCGCGACCAATGGCGTGACCGGCACGATCGAGGGCGGCGAAGGCCTCGACGGCTATGGCCGTTCCTTTGTCGCAAGTGCGACCAACACGCTGTCGAACGACATTCTCGGCAACGGCAACAGCGGCTTCGAAATGCACGGGATCGAAGCATCGGGCGCCGATACCATCGTCACCGTCGCGGCGTCGCAGACGCTCGACGCCGGGCTGATGCTCGTCGGCGATGGCTCAGTCGTCAACACGGCGAAGATCAATGCCGATGGTTTCGGCGTCTATCTGCGCGACATTGCCAACGTGACGCGCGGCATGCGCTTCACCAACAATGCCGATGTGGTCAGCACCAAGGGCGTCTATGGCCGGGCAGGCGTCACCAGCTTCCTCAACACCGCGCTGATCCGCGCGACCGACGGCGATGGCGTTTTCTTCAATGTCGGCGACCTCGGCAGCTCGGTGAAAACGCTGGAGTTCCGCAACGAGGGAACGATCGAAACGACATCGGACTATGATCATGCGTTGGGGATGCAGTTCGATGCCTCGAACTCCGATGGTCCGCTTGCCAACGTCGTGAACACGGGGACGATCCGCAACAGCGGCGCGCAAGAAACATTCTATGATTACGAGCAATACGGCGTCCGCCTCTATGACATCAGCTATGAGGTCGACAACAGCCTGCGCTTCCGTAACGAAGGATTGGTTGAAACGACCGGTCGCGGAGTGAGCGGCGTTTCGCTCGACAGTGCCCACAATGAGGTGGTGAACAGCGGTACAATCCGGGTCGACGGGATGGGTGGTAGCGGCGTCCGTATCGTATCGCGCCTCGATCCGGACCAGCCTACCGTCGTATCGTCGCTGGTCAACAGTGGCCTGATCGCCGCCAATGGCGGGGCATGGACGAATTCGGATGATGGCAACGTCCGTTTCAATGCTGCCGTTGTTATTGGGCTGAATGGCGACACCGCCAAGGGACGTGTCGTCAACAGCGGCACCATCGAGGCGATGGGCGCCGGTTCCAGTGCCGTTATCGTCGGCGGCGACGGGGCGGCAGGCGCGGCCTTCGAGCTTGAAAATGACGGAACAATTCGCGGGCACGCGGAAACATTGTTCCGCGAGGATCAGGGCGTAGCCGAGGCCTATCGCCGCCTGGCCGGCGCCATTCACACGGTGGGCACGACCGACAGCATCACCAATCGCAACCTGATTCAGGGCAATGTCGATCTGGGCGATTATGACGACCAGTTCCGCAATTATGGCAAACTCGATGGCGATCTGCGGCTTGGCGAAGGCGACGACACCTATGTGTTGGGTGGCGGCAGCAGCCTGACCGGATCGGCCTATGGCGGCGACGGGAACGATATCATCGCGGTTGATCTCACCGGCGACGTGGCGAAGCGCATCAATGCAGGCCAGTTCTTCGGGTTCGAGGCGCTGACCCGGCTGCAGGGCACCGCAGGGTCGGGCAAGGTGTCGATCTTTGGCAATATCGACTCCGATTCGCTGCAGCTTGCCAATATCGCCGTGCACGTCGATGCCGGGGACAGCGTTTCGTCGGCAAGCGGCAACAGCGGCTATACTTTCACCGGAACCGACCAGGACGAACAGATCGTCAACGCCGGAACGATTGCGGGCGGCGTGTCGATGGGCGGCGGCAACGACAGCCTCGAAAACAGCGGCACGATCGGCTGGGACGTCGATACGGGGGCGGGTGACGACGTCGTCACCAATTCGGGCCGGATCGAGGGGAATGTGAACCTCGGCGACGGCGACGATCGCTATATCGCATCGGGCGGCGGGATCGTGACCGGCGACATCGACGGCGGCGCCGGCAACAACACCTTCGTCTTCCGCTTGGAAGGAAGCGAGGGAGAAATTCCGGGATCGGTCCTGAACTTCAGCTCGTTCGGCGCCTATGGTCCGGGCACGCTGACGGTCAACCTCGACAAGGGACAGAGCTATACCAATCTCGAACTGCTCGAAGGGGCGGATCTGGTCCTCACGGGTTCGAACGGCTCGGTCGAAAATGTCATCGGCGATGACAGCGCCCAGAATGTGACGATCGACGGCGCGTTGACCGGCGGCGTTTCACTAGGCGGCGGCGACGATGTTCTGACGCTGAACCTGGGCGGTGAGCTGTCGGGCGCGCTCGATGGCGGGGCCGGCACCGACACGCTCAATCTCAAGCTGACTGCGGCCTCGACGGTCAACGACCTGTTCAATTTCGAAGTGGTCAATGTCGCCGGCAGCGCGTCGTTGACGCTCGCGGGCACGCTGGGTGCGGGCCAGTCGATCAATTTCGACGAGGCGGACAATCTTTTCATCGTCGATACGGAGGCGACCTTCAACGGACGCGCTGATGGCGGTGCCGGCACCGATACGATCGAAATCAACACCGGCGCCGAGAGCAACCGCACGATCATCGCGGGGCAGCTGGTCTCGTTCGAGCGTCTGATCACCGGCGGCGACGGCACGCTGGCCCTGAACGGCGAGAGCTACAGCTTCGAGTCGGTCGACATCGCCGGCAACCTCAGCATCGGCGACGGCGCGTCGCTGTCATCGGCCAGCGGCGTCAATTTCAGCGAAGGCAATAACAAGCTGACGCTCGAAGGCACAGGCAATGTGAGCAGCCTTGTCGACGGCGGCGACGGCACCGACACGCTGGCGTTCAAACTGGCGCAGGGTCAGACGCGCAATCTGAGCTCGACCGGCAATGTCACCGGCTTCGAACAGCTTGCCGCCGAAGGCGCGGGCATGCTCAACATCGACCAGAGCACCGACGGCTATCGGCGGTTGCTGCTCGGCGACGGCGCGACGGTGTCGCTGGCCAACGAAGATGGCGGTAACGCCAGCATTGCCGAAGGCGTCACCTTCAGCGGCGATATCGGCGGCAACAATGGCGCGAACACGCTGACGCTCAAGGCCGGCGCCACGGTCGACGGCAGCGTCTATATGAACGGCGGCAACGACGTCGTCACCAACGCGGGCACGATCGATGGCGATCTCGATCTTGGCGATGGCGACGATCGCTATATCGCACGCGGCGGCGGCACCGTGACCGGAACGATCGACGGCGGCGCGGGGAACAACACCTTCGTGTTCAATCTCGACGGCGGCAACGGCTCGATCCCCGGCTCGGTGGTCAACTTCGACTCGTTCGGCGCTTATGGCCCGGGTACGCTGACGGTGAATCTCGACGCCGGGCAGACCTATAACAATCTCGAACTGCTCGAAAATGCCAATCTGGTGCTCACCGGCAGCAATGGTTCGGTTCGCAACGTGATCGGCGACGACAGCGCGCAATCCGTGACCATCGAGGGCGCGCTGACGGGCGGCGTTTCGCTTGGCGGCGGCGACGACACGCTGACGATGCAGCTTTCGGGACTGCTTGAAGGCGCGCTCGATGGCGGGGCAGGCACCGACACGCTCAACCTCAACCTGACTGGTGCATCGTCGATCGCGGGCATGTACGGCTTTGAAATCGCGAATGTGTCGGGCGCATCGCCGCTTACCCTGACTGGCGATCTGGGTGCGGGCCAGCAGGTCAACTTCACCGGCGATATCGATAATGAGCTGATCATCGGCGAAGGCGTGAATTTCGAAGGCATTGTCAACGGCGGCGCGGGTCGCGACCTGCTCCGCGTCCAGTCGGGCGCGGCCGATAGCCGCACCGTGGTCGCGTCGCAGATCATCTCGTTCGAGGATCTGGTGTCCGAAGGCGAGGGGACGCTGGCGCTAACGGGGGGCAATTACAGCTTTGAAACGGTGAATGTGAAGGGCGGGCATTTCGAACTTGGCGAGGACACCCACCTTACCGCGTCGGGCGTGATCTTCGACGATGCCGACAACCGCTTCACCCTGGGCAGCGGCGCGACCGTCGCGGGCGTTGTGGCCGGCGGCGAAGGCAATGACACGCTGGCGCTGATCCAGAATGCCGGCACGACACGCCTGCTCAGCAGCCTGCAGCAGAGCGGGTTCGAGCGGCTGGAAGCGTCCGGTGCGGGCGAGCTGCGCATCGACGAGGACGCCGCCCACACCGGCGGCGTGTTCCTGAACAACGGCACCGTCAATATACTGGCGGGCAAGCAATTGATCGCTGATGTTACGGGCGGCGCGGGGGCGGACACGCTGATCGTCGCCGGGTCGATCGAGGGCAATGTCGATCTGGGCGACGGCGACGACACGCTCACCCTGACCGGTCTCGACGGCATCTCGGGCACCGTCACGGGCGGCGCCGGCACCGATCGCCTGCGTTTCGACACCAGCGGTACCTATGCCTCGCCGACCGCGTTCGACGGATCTAACTATAGCAGCTTCGAAAAGTTCGACGTCGCGGGCGGCGTGGTCTCGATCGCGGGCACCAGCAGCTGGGACAATGTCAGCATCACCGGCGGACGCCTGATCGGTCAGGCCGGCAGCGTCATCTCCTCAAGCAGCGCGATCGAGGTGGCCCATGGCGCGACCTTTGGCTCGGCGGGTATCGTGAACGCCGACATCAATGTGGCGGGCACGCTCTCGCCGGGCGCATCGCCGGGGACGATGACCGTCAACGGCAATGTCAACTTCGCGGCGGGTTCCAACCTGCTCATCGAAGTCTCGCCGACAGTCAGCGACCTGCTCAACATCTCGGGCAAGCTGACCATCGCGAACGGCGCCGCGATCGATATCACCGGCGTACTGCAAGGGACGCCGGGCAACACGCTCGACCTTGTCGTGGCGCAGGGCGGCATCACCGGCCGCTTCACGACGATCAACAAATCGGCGGACGTCTTCGGCTTCGTCGTCCAGAATGGCAACAAGCTCCAGATTCAGAGCGAGTTTCTCAACGACGATGCCTATCCGACCAACATCCACGCCAGTGTCGATTATGCCAACGAGGTGCTGCGCGGCGGTTATGGCGTGCAAGCCTTCACGGCCGGGCTGCCGGTGCTCGTCGACGCGCAAGGCGTCGTCAACCAGGCGGCGTTCCGCCAGCTCACGCCCGAAGCCTATGGCTCGGCGCTGCAACTCGGGATCGAGAACAGCCTGTCGCTGGTCGATGGGGCTCAAAGCGCCAAGGCGGCCAAGGCTGGGCATAGCGGGCTGTACAGCTTTGGCCAGTTCCTCACCGGAAGTGCCGACGTCAATGCCACCGGCGGCAACACTGGCGCCTCGCACAGCCATCTGACCCGCACCGGCTTCTTCGGCGGCGTCGGCTACGGCTTCGGGGAAGATGCGCAGGTCGGCCTGTTCTTCGGCGGCCTGAACAGCGATCAGACGATCCGTGGCCTGGGTGCGAAGACCGATATGGATGCGCTGGCTGGCGGTGTCTTTGCCGACGCGGCGCTGGGCGGCTTTGGCGTCCATGGGCTGCTGGCGGTCAGCGGCGGCAAGGCCGAGACCCATCGCCGGCTGTTGGTGACCGACAGCGAGGCGAAGGCGAAATACGACCTTAATAGCTGGGTGGTCGATCTGGGCGTCGACTATCAGGTGCAGCTGGGTTCGTGGTCGATCGCACCCAAATTGGGCGTGACCTATGTCCGCACCAGCCGCGGCGCGGCGGTCGAGCAGGGGGCCGGTGATTTCGGTCTTACCATCGACAAGGGCAGCAAGAGCAGCCTCTTCGGTGAGGCGGCTGTCAATGTGTCGGGCCGCTTCCAGACCGGGGGCATCGGCATCACGCCCTATGCCCAGCTGGGCGTGCGCCAGATGCTGAGCGATGGCGACGTCCTGGTCTCGGGCCAATTCACCGGCGCCGACAGCGCGATCGTGGTGAACGGCATCGAGCGCGAGAAGACCGCGATGCGCGTCGCCGTCGGCCTTGGTCTCGACCTCACCGACAGTGTCCGCGTCCAGGCCGGATATGCCGGGGAATTCGCGGGCACGAAGCGCAATAGCGTCATGGGAGGCCTCACGGTCCGCTTCTGACGTCTCTCCCCTTGGGGATTAGTCCCACCCCAAGCGGGTACGATAGCACGGTCTGGATGAAAATCCGGACCGTGCCATTGGCGTTTGAGCGGGTTCATTCATCAAGGTTGCTGATCGCGATGTCGTCCTTACCATAGCGGGCGTCGCGGCAGGAACCGACCAAAGACCAGAGGATATGCGCGATGCGGATTTCGGGCAGCACGAGCCGGCGTAAGAGCAAAAGGGTGCCGCGCACGCTCGCGCTCCTCCTTGCAGCCGCCGTCGGCACCTGGGCCACCCCAGCGCTTTCCGCGCCCCGTCCCGATCCGATAGACTTGATCGTCGACCGGCAAATGGAATTGAACCACATTCCCGGCGTGGCGGTCGCGGTCGTCGAGCAGGGGCGGATCGTGAAGATCGCGGCCTATGGCACCGCCAATCTTGAATGGGATGCGCCGGTCGGGCTCGACACGCGGTTCCAGCTCGCTTCGGCAACCAAGATGTTTACCGGCATGCTGCTGATGCGGCTCGCCGAACAGGGCAAGCTCGGTCTCGACGACCCCGTGACGCGCTGGCTTCCGGACGCGCCTGCCAGTTGGTCAGCCATCCGCGTCAGGCAATTGGCCGATCACACATCGGGGCTGGCTGAGCAACGCGGCGCGACGCGCGATGCGACGCTTGAGAGCATTCTCACCACCACGATGGCCGCGCCGCTCGCTTATGTCCCGGGGAGCGAGGCGCGATATGGATTTACAGATTTTACGGTACTGCGCGTCATATTGGAGAAAGCGGGCGGCGACAGCTTGCCGCGACTTTTGCACAAGCAGCTGTTCGAGCCGCTGGATATGCGCGCAACGGCATTCGCCAATGCGAGCGACGACGGCACCGTGCGCATCGGCGACCTGCTGCCGCGACGCGCCCAGATCTATGGTCTGCGCGACGACAGGCTGACGACGAGCGATTTCTTCTTTGCACCGCAAGGATATGGCGCGGGCGGCCTCTATTCTTCAATCGAAGACCTCTCCAAGCTGTTCGCAGGTCTCGATGCTGGGCGCGTGCTGAAACCGGAAAGCATCCGTGAGCTCGAGAAAGCGGCGACGTTGACCAACGGCCGCCGCGCGCCTTTCGGCCTGGGCTGGATCGCGCGCCCCTATCGCGGCGTCACGCTGGCGGGGCATAGCGGTGGGCCGGCGCTTGCCGACATCTGGCGCATCGAGGATCGCAAGCTGACGGTCATCGTGCTGACGAACCAGCAGGTCCTGCACCCGCTGATCGCAGAGGCGATCATCGACACCTTGTTGCCGCCATTGGCGCCGGAACCCGTAATCGCGGATGATCGCCCGGCGATCGCGGCAAATATTCGCGTCGCGGTGACAAAGGCCGCAGCGGGCGATACCGGCGCGGCGGCGGCGTTCGCTCCGACCGGGCAGGATGCCGCATCGAGTATCGTCTCGCCATTCGCGCGCGCGATGCTGCGCGGCATGGGCCCGCTGCGAACGGTGGAATTGCTGGAGGTCAAAGCGGACGGTGAGCGGCGGTACAGGCTCGCGTTCCAATATAAGGCGGTCGTCTGGACCGCATCCGCCGCTGCCGATGGAAGGCTGACGCGCTTTCGGCCCGAATAGACTGGCGAATTTATCTGCGCACCCGGCGATTGATCAGAAAGACGTCGTTCCGGGCAAGACTATCGCCGCTAATTACGTGCAAAAAAAGGGGGGAGGCGATAAACGCCGCCCCCCAGCTGCTGGGTACCGAACTCCTAGAAGTCGAGTTTGGCGCCGATGCGGAAGTAGCGGCCCATGATGTTCGGGCCCGCCCACGCCGGGTTGTAACCGTAAATGCCATAGGCCGCGTTCGGATCGAACGGCGCCTTGGTGTCGAACAGATTCAGGACATTGGCATAGAGCGTGAATTTGTCGTTCACTTTTTGCGACGCGGTCAGATCGACGTTCCAGATCGCCTTCGACTTGCACATCACCGGGCTTCCGTCGGGATAGGCCGCTGCACCCGCGTCTACCGCGCTTGCGCAATCGCCCGGCGTTGCGCCGAAATCGACTTGCGAGACGTGATAGCCGGCGGTGTAGTAGGCCGTTACCGAAACCGTCGTATTGCCGGACGCCAGCGTGTTCTGCCACGTGGCGCGCCACTTGGGCGAACCTGAGCAGGACGTCGTGTTGCAGGGGCTGAGCGTCCCCTCGAACTTTTGCGGATCCTGGGCTTCGCCCGTCAGCGGATCGACCAGCGTCAGATGGTTCCTGTCGAGATAAGACGCCTCGAACGCGCTTGTCAGGCGCAGATTGTCGGTCAGGTCGAACCGTGCGTTGACGCCAAGATCGACACCCTGAAGTTCCTGCCGGTTGGCATTGGCATAAGAGGCAAGGATGGTGCCGATGTGCGGCAGCGCGCTGGGGTTTGCTTGGTCGACAACGCCGGGAGTCACGGTGAAGCCCGGAATATTCACTACCCCGTTGTTGGCGTAATAGGCAGCGATGACCGGGCCGATGTTGCTGACGCCGACGATCTGGTCGCGGACCTTGATCCGCCACAAATCGATCGTGAAACTCAGGTTCGGAATCGGCTCGAAAATTGCGCCAAGGGTGATATTCTCGGACCGTTCCGGGGACAGTTTCGGATTGCCGACGTTGGTCAGGCCCACCGAAAACGGCGAGGTGGCATAGGCGTTGTTGCCATGCGCGGCGCAGAATGCCGCATAGGTCGCACAGAAGGTGCCGCCGCCCTGCGATACGAAGCCGGTGGTCGGAGTACCGAAGGATTCGTTGAAGCTCGGAATGCGGAAGCCCTTTGACCAGGTGCCGCGCAGAGCGATCTGCGGGATCGGCGTGACCTTGACGCCCACCTTCGGCGAGAAATTGCTCTGTCCGGTAGAATAGCTGTCGTAGCGTCCCGACAGATTGACTTCGAGCTGATCGAGGATCGGCGCATTGATTTCCCCGAAGCCGGAGAAGACGTTGCGGCTGCCCGATGTGCCGACGGCATTGATCACATAATAGCGATCATAGGGATGGGCGTCGTTCTGCGGATTGGCGCTGGGCGCATCGATCGATTCGTGACGATAGGCCAAGCCCAAAGCAGCTTCGAGCGTGCCGCCCGGCAATTCGAACAGCGAACGGGTGAGGTTGGCGGTGGCCTGCCACAGGTTCGATTCCGATCGCGTGATGTTCGTCGGCATGACATAATCCCACACCGCCTGCGAATTGGCTTCGGGATTGGCAAAGTTGAATGTCCCGCGCGCAACGACGTCCATGATCCGCTGCGGAATCGCATAGCCGTTCTGGACGCGGGTGAGCTGTACGTTAGACGCCGTGAATTCTGCCGAATAGCGCCAGCTGTCCCCGAAGGAACCCGACAGGCCGATCGCACCGCGCAGAGAACGCCCGGACGTTTCGTCGGTTGTTGGACGATCCGGCATGAACTGGATCTGGGCAGTCTGCCCCGCGCCCGCATAGGGGTTGTAAGGATTGAGCACACCATTGGCGGCGTTGCACCCGGTTCCCACGCCGTTGAGCGTACCGACGCCCGTGGGGCAGACATAGACGGGCGCGATCACATTATAGACAACCGCGCCGCTGCGTGGAACGGTCGGACGATCGGTCCAGCTGCGCGGTGCCGACGATGAGAAGGTATTGGTCTGATAGAAATTGCCCTGCGCGTAAAGCTGATGATCCTCGCCGAGGTTCGCTGTAAAGCGCGCTGTGAATCCATAGCGTTCAATATCGGGCTGCAGCATCGAATATTGGCCCGTCGGATTATAGGTGCAGACACGGCCGTCGGCCGGCGCCGTCACCGCTTCGTCGACCTGCGCGGGTGTCACCTGGATGGTGTCCCAACGTCCGCATCCCGCCGCCGGATTCAGATAGGCGAAGCGGCCGGAGCCGATGCTTGCCCCGTCGGTCGTCACGGGACGAACGGCGGCTACGCCCGGAACGGCCGAGAAGCCGTTGAAGTAGCCGTCGGGACTTACGCCATTCGGATTGAGGTTGGGCAGGCAGGAGCCCGCCGCGTTGCAGATTCTGCTCCAGTCGGAGGTGTTGTAGGGATAGCCGCGGTCGCGGGCCCATAGCGCATCCTGCTTCAGATATTCGCCGCTGACATAGACGTTGAAGCCCTGATCAGCGAGGCTGCCATAGCCATAGGTCGCGTCGAACCGGACCTCGCTCGCGTCGCCGCGCTGCGAAACACCGGCCGATCCATTGGCATGCAGGCCCTCGATCTGCTTTTTGGTGATGACGTTGATGACGCCGGCGACCGCGTCAGCGCCATAGGTCGATGACGCGCCGTCGCGCAGGACTTCTATGCGCTCGATGACGGCGTTCGGAATCGTGTTGAGATCGACGAAATTGCGCTGGCCGTCGTCCGCGAGCGGATAAGGCGCCATTCGCAGTCCGTCGAACACACTGAGCGTCGATTGGACGGTCAGTCCGCGGAGCGCTACGGCATTGGCCCCGGCGGCAAAATTGTTCCCCGAGTTCCAGCCCTGCGTCATCGTGCCCGCATTGCCTGCGGTGACGCGCTGAAGGGCTTCGGCGACGGTGTTGAAACCGCGCTGCTCGAGCGTTGTCGACGAGAGCACTGTAACCGGCGAGGGTGTTTCGGTGTTGGCGCGGCGAAACAGTGAACCCGTGACGACGATTTCTTCGCCCGTCTCTGCCGCCTCGCCGACGCCGACAAGCTGCTCGGTTTGGGGCGATGGTGTATCGGCCGCCGGCTGGCTCTGGGCATAGGCTGGCGCCACAAAAAGCAAGCTGCTCGCCGGCAACAGAACGCAAGCAGCGCTTGAGCTGCCCAGCAAGCTGGCCATCATCATATTTCGTTTTTTCATAAGTTGCCCTTTTTCCCCGCCCTCCACCTGCGCACCTCTGAGCGTCGAGTGTTGGCGGGCCTCCTGAGTTGATGGCGCGGAAGGGGGCAGGGAGCATCGACAACCCAACCCCGGGCAGCTTGGCGCAATCGCCTTGCCGTACCGCGCCCGTTTGCGGCAGGCCGCAGCGCGATTGGTAGGTCACGCCCGGCGAGGCACTCTATGAAAGCGACGGAAGTCGCCCGCGGTGCGACGGAGCCGTCTTTTGGGGCTCTGAGTTAAAGTCGGCAGTCGCGCGGCGGATTGAACGCCCTGGCGAGGCGCGGCGACTGAGCCGCTCTCACGCCCGGCCTGGCCGGGCGGGATACCCACTAATGGGCATATATATGCCCCTGGCATGGAATTGGCCTTTGCCGCTCCAGCCCCGAATCTGCTGGCTTGCGGGGAGGCGGTCATGGCAGCGGCGAAAGAGGAAACGCATCGGCGACCGCGCCTCGACTTTCCCGGCTATGCCCAGGAATTTCTTCGTCGCAGCCCGGATTATTGCAGTCAGTACGCCCGCCTGATCGCGCAGCGCGACGCGCGGCCCGGGTCGCAGGAGGTGATGGCCCGGCGATGGGGACTTAGCTTTCCCGCTCGACCCCCGCGTGCCGGCCGTCGACGCGCCGGCCTTCTGGGACGCGGCGCTCTGCCCCTATGTCGTCATCCTCGGTGCGGCGCCTCCCGGTATCCCGGCCACGTCGCGCTTCGATCCGGCCTGCTGGCCGCAACCGGCGCACCGGTATAGCGGGCCCGAAGGGACGCACCTGGTCCTTGGCGGCGGTGCATCATTTTACCGGGTCTGGCTGCGCGGCGCTCGGCGGGATGGGCCGCTCGCCGCTATCGTCCCCTTCGATGCGATGACCGCGACGCGCCTCGCCGCTCTTAGCGATTTCGACCGGTGGCGGCGCGGCGCATCCGCGCCTGCCGCGGTCCCGCGTCCGACCGCTTACCAGGCGCAGCGGCTCGACCTTCTCCTCTCGATCCTCGACCTGCGGCAGGCCGCCAGGGCCACGAGCCACGCCATCGCCAGTCGGCTCGTTTACCCTCGGCTGGCTACCGGCCGCGGCGCGGTATGGAAGGCATCGCCCGAGCGCCGACGCACCCAGCGCCTGATCCGCGAGGCTGAGGCGCTCGCAGCCGGCGGCTACCGCGCTCTGCTTTCGGGCCGTGCGGTGCGACAAAAATAGCCGCAGAATTCAGCCGCTCCCCCCAGCCTCATGCTTCACGCCATGAGCCGACACCGCCCGCCGGCCAGCGCTCTTCGATCCGGCGTCTGAAAGGAGCTTACCATGGCAACCCGCCACCCGCCGCGCTTTCTCACGACCCCCGAAGCCGCAAAACGCGTCGGCCTTTCGAATCGCACGATGGAGAAGCACCGCTGCTACGGAACCGGACCGGTCTTCCGCAAGGTTGGGGGGCGTGTGCTCTATGTGATCGAAGAACTCGACGCCTGGGTCGACCTTGGCCGCCGCACATCGACCTTCGATCCCGGCATCAGCACGGTATATCCCGCGCGGAAGCGATCGCGCTGATGTGCGGGCCTCCTTCTTTTCCATGTTCGATCCTGCTGTCGGACCGGAGGCGCGCGAACCGCGCGATGCTTGGCTCGAGCGCCGCGGCGGCGACGCTGTTCGGCGCGCTCTTTACCGCCATTTGCTGGCTGGAACCGGCGCCGCGTCTCCTCTGGAATGCAAGCGCCAGTGCCGCGGTAGGCCTCTACTGGATCCATGTCGGCGCAGCGCCCGAAACCGGCGACCTTGTCGCGATCGTGCCGCCGCCCGAGCTTGCGCGCTTCCTCGGCGCGCGCGGATATCTGCCGTCTGATGTGCCGCTTCTCAAGCGCGTCGCCGGACGCCCCGGCGCGCTCGTCTGCCGATCGGGCACCTTCGTGACGATCGACGGGGTGGGCGTCGCCCGCGCGCTGGCGCGCGACCGGGCGAACCGGCCGCTTCCCATCTGGACCGGATGCCGCACCGTCGCCCATGGCGAGATATTCCTGATCAACGCAGCGCGCGACAGTCTCGACAGCCGCTATTTCGGGCCGATCCCCGTCTCCGGGCTGATCGGCACGGCGCAGCCGCTCTTCACCCGCGGTGCATCGAGCGACCCGCGCGCAGGCGCTCCTCGCGACTCCATCCCGCCCATCTTCCAATTTGGGGAAGCAATATCGAGCAGCTTCGAGCCATTTGGCCGCCGGCGCGACGCGAGCAAGGCCGCCGCGCATCCCTCGCTTGCGCGCGGCGCCGCCGATCGATGACCGGCTCCACGGATCTTCGCGGCATCATTCTTGCGCGCGTCTTGGGCCGCGCCGCTCACGCGGGTGCCGCCGCAGCCGCGCTTGCCGCGCCAGTGCCGAGCA
It encodes:
- a CDS encoding autotransporter outer membrane beta-barrel domain-containing protein, with the translated sequence MNRINSAALSPRRGSAAIRGRAALLLGGALVPLMMAASARAQDQTVVLEEGQAPVAVELGAGNDRVVVDISRVNADTGVLDLTGLTTGPLTDAGGRDTVWLRANSSQTQNVVFTEPKGNTTQQFVRADSATGTPFDGGTVYEASGNDTVLTLENRSRSPIPSDPSKLPDNAFMNLRHGPLQFAGDGTIVLTFSVAAADQPKETQQAIRVLSGSTSQDQGAGGDGKLSLIIEGDVGGGSTFRGLIDVTNAESLRLRNNSRVQILEGTAIVGGNADIFLEANTWVNSTNAAFPNVTLIKSSGRVFNSTKISVGGQSGNSDASGVGVRLDDGKLYNILTENSSGTGAASGGFGNIIGGTSGVLAANGDNYIENVGDISANTGAAVESLRGTMVLRNTVWNFSKGGTRAGTITGGMVDGRRIAVQGGDGTDMVVNSGTITGDVDLGNREDMFLYNGATNGVTGTIEGGEGLDGYGRSFVASATNTLSNDILGNGNSGFEMHGIEASGADTIVTVAASQTLDAGLMLVGDGSVVNTAKINADGFGVYLRDIANVTRGMRFTNNADVVSTKGVYGRAGVTSFLNTALIRATDGDGVFFNVGDLGSSVKTLEFRNEGTIETTSDYDHALGMQFDASNSDGPLANVVNTGTIRNSGAQETFYDYEQYGVRLYDISYEVDNSLRFRNEGLVETTGRGVSGVSLDSAHNEVVNSGTIRVDGMGGSGVRIVSRLDPDQPTVVSSLVNSGLIAANGGAWTNSDDGNVRFNAAVVIGLNGDTAKGRVVNSGTIEAMGAGSSAVIVGGDGAAGAAFELENDGTIRGHAETLFREDQGVAEAYRRLAGAIHTVGTTDSITNRNLIQGNVDLGDYDDQFRNYGKLDGDLRLGEGDDTYVLGGGSSLTGSAYGGDGNDIIAVDLTGDVAKRINAGQFFGFEALTRLQGTAGSGKVSIFGNIDSDSLQLANIAVHVDAGDSVSSASGNSGYTFTGTDQDEQIVNAGTIAGGVSMGGGNDSLENSGTIGWDVDTGAGDDVVTNSGRIEGNVNLGDGDDRYIASGGGIVTGDIDGGAGNNTFVFRLEGSEGEIPGSVLNFSSFGAYGPGTLTVNLDKGQSYTNLELLEGADLVLTGSNGSVENVIGDDSAQNVTIDGALTGGVSLGGGDDVLTLNLGGELSGALDGGAGTDTLNLKLTAASTVNDLFNFEVVNVAGSASLTLAGTLGAGQSINFDEADNLFIVDTEATFNGRADGGAGTDTIEINTGAESNRTIIAGQLVSFERLITGGDGTLALNGESYSFESVDIAGNLSIGDGASLSSASGVNFSEGNNKLTLEGTGNVSSLVDGGDGTDTLAFKLAQGQTRNLSSTGNVTGFEQLAAEGAGMLNIDQSTDGYRRLLLGDGATVSLANEDGGNASIAEGVTFSGDIGGNNGANTLTLKAGATVDGSVYMNGGNDVVTNAGTIDGDLDLGDGDDRYIARGGGTVTGTIDGGAGNNTFVFNLDGGNGSIPGSVVNFDSFGAYGPGTLTVNLDAGQTYNNLELLENANLVLTGSNGSVRNVIGDDSAQSVTIEGALTGGVSLGGGDDTLTMQLSGLLEGALDGGAGTDTLNLNLTGASSIAGMYGFEIANVSGASPLTLTGDLGAGQQVNFTGDIDNELIIGEGVNFEGIVNGGAGRDLLRVQSGAADSRTVVASQIISFEDLVSEGEGTLALTGGNYSFETVNVKGGHFELGEDTHLTASGVIFDDADNRFTLGSGATVAGVVAGGEGNDTLALIQNAGTTRLLSSLQQSGFERLEASGAGELRIDEDAAHTGGVFLNNGTVNILAGKQLIADVTGGAGADTLIVAGSIEGNVDLGDGDDTLTLTGLDGISGTVTGGAGTDRLRFDTSGTYASPTAFDGSNYSSFEKFDVAGGVVSIAGTSSWDNVSITGGRLIGQAGSVISSSSAIEVAHGATFGSAGIVNADINVAGTLSPGASPGTMTVNGNVNFAAGSNLLIEVSPTVSDLLNISGKLTIANGAAIDITGVLQGTPGNTLDLVVAQGGITGRFTTINKSADVFGFVVQNGNKLQIQSEFLNDDAYPTNIHASVDYANEVLRGGYGVQAFTAGLPVLVDAQGVVNQAAFRQLTPEAYGSALQLGIENSLSLVDGAQSAKAAKAGHSGLYSFGQFLTGSADVNATGGNTGASHSHLTRTGFFGGVGYGFGEDAQVGLFFGGLNSDQTIRGLGAKTDMDALAGGVFADAALGGFGVHGLLAVSGGKAETHRRLLVTDSEAKAKYDLNSWVVDLGVDYQVQLGSWSIAPKLGVTYVRTSRGAAVEQGAGDFGLTIDKGSKSSLFGEAAVNVSGRFQTGGIGITPYAQLGVRQMLSDGDVLVSGQFTGADSAIVVNGIEREKTAMRVAVGLGLDLTDSVRVQAGYAGEFAGTKRNSVMGGLTVRF